In the Streptomyces fradiae ATCC 10745 = DSM 40063 genome, one interval contains:
- the whiA gene encoding DNA-binding protein WhiA: protein MAMTAAVKDEISRLPVTRTCCRKAEVSSILRFAGGLHLVSGRIVIEAELDTAMAARRLKRDIAEIFGHASELIVMAPGGLRRGSRFVVRVVAGGDQLARQTGLVDGRGRPIRGLPPQVVSGATCDAEAAWRGAFLAHGSLTEPGRSSSLEVTCPGPEAALALVGAARRLSIAAKAREVRGVDRVVVRDGDAIGALLTRLGAHESVLAWEERRMRREVRATANRLANFDDANLRRSARAAVAAGARVQRALEILGEEVPEHLAAAGRLRMEHKQASLEELGALADPPLTKDAVAGRIRRLLAMADKRAQDLGIPGTESNLTEEMADGLVG from the coding sequence ATGGCGATGACGGCAGCGGTGAAGGACGAGATCTCCCGGCTCCCCGTCACCCGCACCTGCTGCAGAAAGGCAGAGGTCTCGTCGATCCTGCGGTTCGCCGGCGGCCTGCACCTGGTGAGCGGCCGGATCGTGATCGAGGCGGAGCTGGACACGGCGATGGCGGCGCGCCGCCTGAAGCGGGACATCGCGGAGATCTTCGGCCACGCGTCGGAGCTGATCGTCATGGCTCCCGGCGGGCTGCGGCGCGGCTCCCGCTTCGTGGTGCGGGTGGTGGCGGGCGGCGACCAGCTGGCCCGCCAGACGGGCCTGGTCGACGGACGGGGCCGGCCGATCCGGGGCCTCCCCCCGCAGGTCGTCTCCGGCGCCACCTGCGACGCGGAGGCGGCCTGGCGCGGCGCCTTCCTGGCGCACGGCTCGCTGACCGAGCCGGGCCGGTCCTCCTCCCTGGAGGTGACCTGCCCCGGCCCCGAGGCGGCGCTGGCGCTGGTGGGGGCCGCCCGCAGGCTCTCCATCGCCGCCAAGGCCCGCGAGGTGCGGGGCGTGGACCGGGTCGTCGTCCGCGACGGCGACGCGATCGGCGCCCTGCTGACCCGGCTGGGCGCCCACGAGTCCGTACTGGCCTGGGAGGAGCGGCGGATGCGCCGCGAGGTCCGGGCCACGGCCAACCGGCTGGCCAACTTCGACGACGCCAACCTGCGCCGCTCGGCCCGCGCCGCCGTCGCGGCCGGGGCCCGTGTGCAGCGCGCCCTGGAGATCCTCGGCGAGGAGGTGCCCGAGCACCTCGCGGCGGCCGGCCGGCTGCGCATGGAGCACAAGCAGGCGTCCCTGGAGGAGCTGGGGGCCCTCGCCGACCCTCCGCTGACCAAGGACGCCGTGGCGGGCCGAATCCGCCGTCTTCTGGCAATGGCCGACAAGCGGGCCCAGGACCTGGGTATTCCGGGGACGGAATCGAATCTGACGGAGGAGATGGCGGACGGTCTCGTCGGCTGA
- a CDS encoding gluconeogenesis factor YvcK family protein encodes MRRPYRRRVSTLSTRTLRRRGAQPKVVALGGGMGLSASLAALRRITGDLTAVVTVADDGGSSGRLREELGVLPPGDLRKALAALCGDDDWGQTWARVIQHRFQSRGDLHEHAVGNLLIVALWEQLGDHVQALDLVGRLLGAQGRVLPMSAVPLELQALVKGHDPARPDDVDTVRGQATVALTPGEVQSVHLVPHDPPAVPEAVAAVLDADWVVLGPGSWFSSVIPHLLVPELLDALVETKARRVLSLNLAPQPGETAGFSPQRHLEVLARHAPKLALDVVLADEAAVPDRESLADAAKRLGAAVELAPVARKDGLPKHDPELLAAAYDRIFRMHGRIGPWR; translated from the coding sequence GTGAGGCGCCCGTACCGGCGGCGCGTGAGCACCCTGTCCACGCGTACGCTGCGCAGACGCGGCGCGCAGCCGAAGGTCGTCGCGCTCGGCGGGGGCATGGGCCTGTCCGCCTCCCTCGCCGCCCTGCGCCGGATCACCGGCGACCTGACCGCCGTGGTCACCGTCGCCGACGACGGCGGCTCCAGCGGCCGGCTCCGCGAGGAGCTGGGCGTTCTGCCCCCCGGCGACCTGCGCAAGGCGCTCGCCGCGCTGTGCGGCGACGACGACTGGGGCCAGACGTGGGCGCGGGTCATCCAGCACCGCTTCCAGTCCAGGGGCGACCTGCACGAGCACGCGGTGGGCAATCTGCTGATCGTCGCGTTGTGGGAGCAGCTCGGCGACCACGTGCAGGCGCTCGACCTGGTGGGCCGGCTGCTCGGCGCGCAGGGCCGGGTGCTGCCCATGTCCGCCGTGCCGCTGGAGCTGCAGGCCCTGGTCAAGGGCCACGACCCGGCCCGGCCGGACGACGTGGACACCGTGCGCGGTCAGGCCACCGTGGCGCTCACGCCCGGCGAGGTGCAGTCGGTGCACCTGGTGCCGCACGACCCGCCGGCCGTGCCGGAGGCCGTCGCGGCGGTGCTGGACGCCGACTGGGTGGTCCTCGGTCCGGGCTCCTGGTTCTCCTCCGTCATCCCGCACCTGCTGGTGCCCGAGCTGCTGGACGCGCTCGTCGAGACGAAGGCCCGGCGGGTGCTGTCGCTGAACCTCGCGCCGCAGCCGGGGGAAACCGCCGGGTTCTCTCCGCAGCGTCATTTGGAGGTTTTGGCCCGACACGCCCCTAAACTCGCCCTGGACGTGGTGCTGGCCGACGAGGCCGCCGTGCCCGACCGCGAGTCGCTCGCGGATGCCGCGAAACGGCTCGGAGCGGCGGTCGAGCTGGCCCCGGTGGCCAGGAAGGACGGCCTGCCCAAGCACGACCCGGAGCTGCTGGCCGCCGCGTACGACCGTATTTTTCGGATGCATGGAAGGATCGGCCCATGGCGATGA
- the rapZ gene encoding RNase adapter RapZ, with protein sequence MNDHTAHAADREDGAADVSTGTTLEAGEAAEAAIPELVIISGMSGAGRSTAAKCLEDLGWFVVDNLPPALIPTMVELGARSQGNVARIAVVVDVRGRQFFDALRESLADLDAKQVTRRIVFLESSDEALVRRFESVRRPHPLQGDGRIVDGIAAERDLLRELRGDADLVIDTSSLNVHELRAKMDAQFAGDEEPELRATVMSFGYKYGLPVDSDLVVDCRFLPNPHWVPELRPFTGLNDEVSGYVFNQPGAKEFLDRYTELLQLIAAGYRREGKRYVTIAVGCTGGKHRSVAMSEKLAARLASEGVETVVVHRDMGRE encoded by the coding sequence ATGAATGACCACACGGCGCACGCAGCCGACCGAGAAGACGGAGCAGCAGACGTGAGTACGGGCACGACGTTGGAGGCGGGAGAGGCCGCCGAGGCGGCCATCCCCGAGCTGGTGATCATCTCCGGCATGTCGGGAGCGGGGCGCAGCACCGCCGCCAAGTGCCTGGAGGACCTCGGCTGGTTCGTCGTGGACAACCTGCCGCCCGCCCTGATCCCCACCATGGTGGAGCTGGGCGCCCGCTCGCAGGGGAACGTGGCCCGCATCGCCGTCGTGGTCGACGTCCGCGGCCGGCAGTTCTTCGACGCCCTCCGGGAGTCCCTCGCCGACCTCGACGCCAAGCAGGTCACGCGCCGGATCGTCTTCCTGGAGTCGTCGGACGAGGCCCTCGTCCGCCGCTTCGAGTCGGTGCGCCGCCCCCACCCCCTGCAGGGCGACGGCCGCATCGTCGACGGCATCGCCGCCGAGCGGGACCTGCTGCGCGAGCTGCGCGGCGACGCCGACCTGGTGATCGACACCTCCAGCCTGAACGTGCACGAGCTGCGCGCCAAGATGGACGCCCAGTTCGCCGGCGACGAGGAGCCCGAGCTGCGGGCCACGGTCATGTCGTTCGGCTACAAGTACGGCCTGCCGGTCGACTCCGACCTGGTGGTCGACTGCCGCTTCCTGCCCAACCCGCACTGGGTGCCCGAGCTGCGCCCCTTCACCGGGCTCAACGACGAGGTGTCCGGCTACGTCTTCAACCAGCCGGGCGCCAAGGAGTTCCTCGACCGGTACACGGAGCTGCTCCAGCTGATCGCCGCCGGCTACCGCCGCGAGGGCAAGCGCTACGTCACCATCGCCGTCGGCTGTACGGGCGGCAAGCACCGCTCCGTCGCCATGTCCGAGAAGCTCGCCGCCCGGCTCGCCTCGGAAGGGGTCGAAACCGTCGTCGTGCACCGGGACATGGGGCGCGAGTGA